A stretch of Homo sapiens chromosome 12, GRCh38.p14 Primary Assembly DNA encodes these proteins:
- the ACVRL1 gene encoding activin receptor type-1-like isoform 4 precursor (isoform 4 precursor is encoded by transcript variant 7), producing MTLGSPRKGLLMLLMALVTQGDPVKPSRGPLVTCTCESPHCKGPTCRGAWCTVVLVREEGRHPQEHRGCGNLHRELCRGRPTEFVNHYCCDSHLCNHNVSLVLEGKGRYGEVWRGLWHGESVAVKIFSSRDEQSWFRETEIYNTVLLRHDNILGFIASDMTSRNSSTQLWLITHYHEHGSLYDFLQRQTLEPHLALRLAVSAACGLAHLHVEIFGTQGKPAIAHRDFKSRNVLVKSNLQCCIADLGLAVMHSQGSDYLDIGNNPRVGTKRYMAPEVLDEQIRTDCFESYKWTDIWAFGLVLWEIARRTIVNGIVEDYRPPFYDVVPNDPSFEDMKKVVCVDQQTPTIPNRLAADPVLSGLAQMMRECWYPNPSARLTALRIKKTLQKISNSPEKPKVIQ from the exons ATGACCTTGGGCTCCCCCAGGAAAGGCCTTCTGATGCTGCTGATGGCCTTGGTGACCCAGG GAGACCCTGTGAAGCCGTCTCGGGGCCCGCTGGTGACCTGCACGTGTGAGAGCCCACATTGCAAGGGGCCTACCTGCCGGGGGGCCTGGTGCACAGTAGTGCTGGTGCGGGAGGAGGGGAGGCACCCCCAGGAACATCGGGGCTGCGGGAACTTGCACAGGGAGCTCTGCAGGGGGCGCCCCACCGAGTTCGTCAACCACTACTGCTGCGACAGCCACCTCTGCAACCACAACGTGTCCCTGGTGCTGGAGG GAAAAGGCCGCTATGGCGAAGTGTGGCGGGGCTTGTGGCACGGTGAGAGTGTGGCCGTCAAGATCTTCTCCTCGAGGGATGAACAGTCCTGGTTCCGGGAGACTGAGATCTATAACACAGTGTTGCTCAGACACGACAACATCCTAG GCTTCATCGCCTCAGACATGACCTCCCGCAACTCGAGCACGCAGCTGTGGCTCATCACGCACTACCACGAGCACGGCTCCCTCTACGACTTTCTGCAGAGACAGACGCTGGAGCCCCATCTGGCTCTGAGGCTAGCTGTGTCCGCGGCATGCGGCCTGGCGCACCTGCACGTGGAGATCTTCGGTACACAGGGCAAACCAGCCATTGCCCACCGCGACTTCAAGAGCCGCAATGTGCTGGTCAAGAGCAACCTGCAGTGTTGCATCGCCGACCTGG GCCTGGCTGTGATGCACTCACAGGGCAGCGATTACCTGGACATCGGCAACAACCCGAGAGTGGGCACCAAGCGGTACATGGCACCCGAGGTGCTGGACGAGCAGATCCGCACGGACTGCTTTGAGTCCTACAAGTGGACTGACATCTGGGCCTTTGGCCTGGTGCTGTGGGAGATTGCCCGCCGGACCATCGTGAATG GCATCGTGGAGGACTATAGACCACCCTTCTATGATGTGGTGCCCAATGACCCCAGCTTTGAGGACATGAAGAAGGTGGTGTGTGTGGATCAGCAGACCCCCACCATCCCTAACCGGCTGGCTGCAGACCCG GTCCTCTCAGGCCTAGCTCAGATGATGCGGGAGTGCTGGTACCCAAACCCCTCTGCCCGACTCACCGCGCTGCGGATCAAGAAgacactacaaaaaattagcaacagTCCAGAGAAGCCTAAAGTGATTCAATAG
- the ACVRL1 gene encoding activin receptor type-1-like isoform X1, with protein sequence MTLGSPRKGLLMLLMALVTQGDPVKPSRGPLVTCTCESPHCKGPTCRGAWCTVVLVREEGRHPQEHRGCGNLHRELCRGRPTEFVNHYCCDSHLCNHNVSLVLEATQPPSEQPGTDGQLALILGPVLALLALVALGVLGLWHVRRRQEKQRGLHSELGESSLILKASEQGDSMLGDLLDSDCTTGSGSGLPFLVQRTVARQVALVECVGKGRYGEVWRGLWHGESVAVKIFSSRDEQSWFRETEIYNTVLLRHDNILGFIASDMTSRNSSTQLWLITHYHEHGSLYDFLQRQTLEPHLALRLAVSAACGLAHLHVEIFGTQGKPAIAHRDFKSRNVLVKSNLQCCIADLGLAVMHSQGSDYLDIGNNPRVGTKRYMAPEVLDEQIRTDCFESYKWTDIWAFGLVLWEIARRTIVNGIVEDYRPPFYDVVPNDPSFEDMKKVVCVDQQTPTIPNRLAADPVLSGLAQMMRECWYPNPSARLTALRIKKTLQKISNSPEKPKVIQ encoded by the exons ATGACCTTGGGCTCCCCCAGGAAAGGCCTTCTGATGCTGCTGATGGCCTTGGTGACCCAGG GAGACCCTGTGAAGCCGTCTCGGGGCCCGCTGGTGACCTGCACGTGTGAGAGCCCACATTGCAAGGGGCCTACCTGCCGGGGGGCCTGGTGCACAGTAGTGCTGGTGCGGGAGGAGGGGAGGCACCCCCAGGAACATCGGGGCTGCGGGAACTTGCACAGGGAGCTCTGCAGGGGGCGCCCCACCGAGTTCGTCAACCACTACTGCTGCGACAGCCACCTCTGCAACCACAACGTGTCCCTGGTGCTGGAGG CCACCCAACCTCCTTCGGAGCAGCCGGGAACAGATGGCCAGCTGGCCCTGATCCTGGGCCCCGTGCTGGCCTTGCTGGCCCTGGTGGCCCTGGGTGTCCTGGGCCTGTGGCATGTCCGacggaggcaggagaagcagCGTGGCCTGCACAGCGAGCTGGGAGAGTCCAGTCTCATCCTGAAAGCATCTGAGCAGGGCGACAGCATGTTGGGG GACCTCCTGGACAGTGACTGCACCACAGGGAGTGGCTCAGGGCTCCCCTTCCTGGTGCAGAGGACAGTGGCACGGCAGGTTGCCTTGGTGGAGTGTGTGG GAAAAGGCCGCTATGGCGAAGTGTGGCGGGGCTTGTGGCACGGTGAGAGTGTGGCCGTCAAGATCTTCTCCTCGAGGGATGAACAGTCCTGGTTCCGGGAGACTGAGATCTATAACACAGTGTTGCTCAGACACGACAACATCCTAG GCTTCATCGCCTCAGACATGACCTCCCGCAACTCGAGCACGCAGCTGTGGCTCATCACGCACTACCACGAGCACGGCTCCCTCTACGACTTTCTGCAGAGACAGACGCTGGAGCCCCATCTGGCTCTGAGGCTAGCTGTGTCCGCGGCATGCGGCCTGGCGCACCTGCACGTGGAGATCTTCGGTACACAGGGCAAACCAGCCATTGCCCACCGCGACTTCAAGAGCCGCAATGTGCTGGTCAAGAGCAACCTGCAGTGTTGCATCGCCGACCTGG GCCTGGCTGTGATGCACTCACAGGGCAGCGATTACCTGGACATCGGCAACAACCCGAGAGTGGGCACCAAGCGGTACATGGCACCCGAGGTGCTGGACGAGCAGATCCGCACGGACTGCTTTGAGTCCTACAAGTGGACTGACATCTGGGCCTTTGGCCTGGTGCTGTGGGAGATTGCCCGCCGGACCATCGTGAATG GCATCGTGGAGGACTATAGACCACCCTTCTATGATGTGGTGCCCAATGACCCCAGCTTTGAGGACATGAAGAAGGTGGTGTGTGTGGATCAGCAGACCCCCACCATCCCTAACCGGCTGGCTGCAGACCCG GTCCTCTCAGGCCTAGCTCAGATGATGCGGGAGTGCTGGTACCCAAACCCCTCTGCCCGACTCACCGCGCTGCGGATCAAGAAgacactacaaaaaattagcaacagTCCAGAGAAGCCTAAAGTGATTCAATAG
- the ACVRL1 gene encoding activin receptor type-1-like isoform 3 precursor (isoform 3 precursor is encoded by transcript variant 6): MTLGSPRKGLLMLLMALVTQGDPVKPSRGPLVTCTCESPHCKGPTCRGAWCTVVLVREEGRHPQEHRGCGNLHRELCRGRPTEFVNHYCCDSHLCNHNVSLVLEGKGRYGEVWRGLWHGESVAVKIFSSRDEQSWFRETEIYNTVLLRHDNILGFIASDMTSRNSSTQLWLITHYHEHGSLYDFLQRQTLEPHLALRLAVSAACGLAHLHVEIFGTQGKPAIAHRDFKSRNVLVKSNLQCCIADLGLAVMHSQGSDYLDIGNNPRVGTKRYMAPEVLDEQIRTDCFESYKWTDIWAFGLVLWEIARRTIVNGYGWSPASWGQGCPHFLSIYQEPAPCQTSFVLGGHQLKTEAVVSPVPWGDSRGIVEDYRPPFYDVVPNDPSFEDMKKVVCVDQQTPTIPNRLAADPVLSGLAQMMRECWYPNPSARLTALRIKKTLQKISNSPEKPKVIQ, encoded by the exons ATGACCTTGGGCTCCCCCAGGAAAGGCCTTCTGATGCTGCTGATGGCCTTGGTGACCCAGG GAGACCCTGTGAAGCCGTCTCGGGGCCCGCTGGTGACCTGCACGTGTGAGAGCCCACATTGCAAGGGGCCTACCTGCCGGGGGGCCTGGTGCACAGTAGTGCTGGTGCGGGAGGAGGGGAGGCACCCCCAGGAACATCGGGGCTGCGGGAACTTGCACAGGGAGCTCTGCAGGGGGCGCCCCACCGAGTTCGTCAACCACTACTGCTGCGACAGCCACCTCTGCAACCACAACGTGTCCCTGGTGCTGGAGG GAAAAGGCCGCTATGGCGAAGTGTGGCGGGGCTTGTGGCACGGTGAGAGTGTGGCCGTCAAGATCTTCTCCTCGAGGGATGAACAGTCCTGGTTCCGGGAGACTGAGATCTATAACACAGTGTTGCTCAGACACGACAACATCCTAG GCTTCATCGCCTCAGACATGACCTCCCGCAACTCGAGCACGCAGCTGTGGCTCATCACGCACTACCACGAGCACGGCTCCCTCTACGACTTTCTGCAGAGACAGACGCTGGAGCCCCATCTGGCTCTGAGGCTAGCTGTGTCCGCGGCATGCGGCCTGGCGCACCTGCACGTGGAGATCTTCGGTACACAGGGCAAACCAGCCATTGCCCACCGCGACTTCAAGAGCCGCAATGTGCTGGTCAAGAGCAACCTGCAGTGTTGCATCGCCGACCTGG GCCTGGCTGTGATGCACTCACAGGGCAGCGATTACCTGGACATCGGCAACAACCCGAGAGTGGGCACCAAGCGGTACATGGCACCCGAGGTGCTGGACGAGCAGATCCGCACGGACTGCTTTGAGTCCTACAAGTGGACTGACATCTGGGCCTTTGGCCTGGTGCTGTGGGAGATTGCCCGCCGGACCATCGTGAATG GATATGGCTGGAGCCCTGCTTCTTGGGGACAAGGATGTCCTCATTTCCTGAGCATCTACCAGGAGCCAGCCCCATGCCAGACTTCATTTGTCCTCGGTGGTCATCAACTGAAAACAGAGGCTGTGGTGTCACCGGTCCCTTGGGGAGACTCACGAG GCATCGTGGAGGACTATAGACCACCCTTCTATGATGTGGTGCCCAATGACCCCAGCTTTGAGGACATGAAGAAGGTGGTGTGTGTGGATCAGCAGACCCCCACCATCCCTAACCGGCTGGCTGCAGACCCG GTCCTCTCAGGCCTAGCTCAGATGATGCGGGAGTGCTGGTACCCAAACCCCTCTGCCCGACTCACCGCGCTGCGGATCAAGAAgacactacaaaaaattagcaacagTCCAGAGAAGCCTAAAGTGATTCAATAG
- the ACVRL1 gene encoding activin receptor type-1-like isoform 6 precursor (isoform 6 precursor is encoded by transcript variant 10) produces MTLGSPRKGLLMLLMALVTQGDPVKPSRGPLVTCTCESPHCKGPTCRGAWCTVVLVREEGRHPQEHRGCGNLHRELCRGRPTEFVNHYCCDSHLCNHNVSLVLEGKGRYGEVWRGLWHGESVAVKIFSSRDEQSWFRETEIYNTVLLRHDNILGFIASDMTSRNSSTQLWLITHYHEHGSLYDFLQRQTLEPHLALRLAVSAACGLAHLHVEIFGTQGKPAIAHRDFKSRNVLVKSNLQCCIADLGIVEDYRPPFYDVVPNDPSFEDMKKVVCVDQQTPTIPNRLAADPVLSGLAQMMRECWYPNPSARLTALRIKKTLQKISNSPEKPKVIQ; encoded by the exons ATGACCTTGGGCTCCCCCAGGAAAGGCCTTCTGATGCTGCTGATGGCCTTGGTGACCCAGG GAGACCCTGTGAAGCCGTCTCGGGGCCCGCTGGTGACCTGCACGTGTGAGAGCCCACATTGCAAGGGGCCTACCTGCCGGGGGGCCTGGTGCACAGTAGTGCTGGTGCGGGAGGAGGGGAGGCACCCCCAGGAACATCGGGGCTGCGGGAACTTGCACAGGGAGCTCTGCAGGGGGCGCCCCACCGAGTTCGTCAACCACTACTGCTGCGACAGCCACCTCTGCAACCACAACGTGTCCCTGGTGCTGGAGG GAAAAGGCCGCTATGGCGAAGTGTGGCGGGGCTTGTGGCACGGTGAGAGTGTGGCCGTCAAGATCTTCTCCTCGAGGGATGAACAGTCCTGGTTCCGGGAGACTGAGATCTATAACACAGTGTTGCTCAGACACGACAACATCCTAG GCTTCATCGCCTCAGACATGACCTCCCGCAACTCGAGCACGCAGCTGTGGCTCATCACGCACTACCACGAGCACGGCTCCCTCTACGACTTTCTGCAGAGACAGACGCTGGAGCCCCATCTGGCTCTGAGGCTAGCTGTGTCCGCGGCATGCGGCCTGGCGCACCTGCACGTGGAGATCTTCGGTACACAGGGCAAACCAGCCATTGCCCACCGCGACTTCAAGAGCCGCAATGTGCTGGTCAAGAGCAACCTGCAGTGTTGCATCGCCGACCTGG GCATCGTGGAGGACTATAGACCACCCTTCTATGATGTGGTGCCCAATGACCCCAGCTTTGAGGACATGAAGAAGGTGGTGTGTGTGGATCAGCAGACCCCCACCATCCCTAACCGGCTGGCTGCAGACCCG GTCCTCTCAGGCCTAGCTCAGATGATGCGGGAGTGCTGGTACCCAAACCCCTCTGCCCGACTCACCGCGCTGCGGATCAAGAAgacactacaaaaaattagcaacagTCCAGAGAAGCCTAAAGTGATTCAATAG
- the ACVRL1 gene encoding activin receptor type-1-like isoform 7 precursor (isoform 7 precursor is encoded by transcript variant 11), with translation MTLGSPRKGLLMLLMALVTQGKGRYGEVWRGLWHGESVAVKIFSSRDEQSWFRETEIYNTVLLRHDNILGFIASDMTSRNSSTQLWLITHYHEHGSLYDFLQRQTLEPHLALRLAVSAACGLAHLHVEIFGTQGKPAIAHRDFKSRNVLVKSNLQCCIADLGLAVMHSQGSDYLDIGNNPRVGTKRYMAPEVLDEQIRTDCFESYKWTDIWAFGLVLWEIARRTIVNGIVEDYRPPFYDVVPNDPSFEDMKKVVCVDQQTPTIPNRLAADPVLSGLAQMMRECWYPNPSARLTALRIKKTLQKISNSPEKPKVIQ, from the exons ATGACCTTGGGCTCCCCCAGGAAAGGCCTTCTGATGCTGCTGATGGCCTTGGTGACCCAGG GAAAAGGCCGCTATGGCGAAGTGTGGCGGGGCTTGTGGCACGGTGAGAGTGTGGCCGTCAAGATCTTCTCCTCGAGGGATGAACAGTCCTGGTTCCGGGAGACTGAGATCTATAACACAGTGTTGCTCAGACACGACAACATCCTAG GCTTCATCGCCTCAGACATGACCTCCCGCAACTCGAGCACGCAGCTGTGGCTCATCACGCACTACCACGAGCACGGCTCCCTCTACGACTTTCTGCAGAGACAGACGCTGGAGCCCCATCTGGCTCTGAGGCTAGCTGTGTCCGCGGCATGCGGCCTGGCGCACCTGCACGTGGAGATCTTCGGTACACAGGGCAAACCAGCCATTGCCCACCGCGACTTCAAGAGCCGCAATGTGCTGGTCAAGAGCAACCTGCAGTGTTGCATCGCCGACCTGG GCCTGGCTGTGATGCACTCACAGGGCAGCGATTACCTGGACATCGGCAACAACCCGAGAGTGGGCACCAAGCGGTACATGGCACCCGAGGTGCTGGACGAGCAGATCCGCACGGACTGCTTTGAGTCCTACAAGTGGACTGACATCTGGGCCTTTGGCCTGGTGCTGTGGGAGATTGCCCGCCGGACCATCGTGAATG GCATCGTGGAGGACTATAGACCACCCTTCTATGATGTGGTGCCCAATGACCCCAGCTTTGAGGACATGAAGAAGGTGGTGTGTGTGGATCAGCAGACCCCCACCATCCCTAACCGGCTGGCTGCAGACCCG GTCCTCTCAGGCCTAGCTCAGATGATGCGGGAGTGCTGGTACCCAAACCCCTCTGCCCGACTCACCGCGCTGCGGATCAAGAAgacactacaaaaaattagcaacagTCCAGAGAAGCCTAAAGTGATTCAATAG
- the ACVRL1 gene encoding activin receptor type-1-like isoform 2 precursor (isoform 2 precursor is encoded by transcript variant 4) has protein sequence MTLGSPRKGLLMLLMALVTQGDPVKPSRGPLVTCTCESPHCKGPTCRGAWCTVVLVREEGRHPQEHRGCGNLHRELCRGRPTEFVNHYCCDSHLCNHNVSLVLEATQPPSEQPGTDGQLALILGPVLALLALVALGVLGLWHVRRRQEKQRGLHSELGESSLILKASEQGDSMLGDLLDSDCTTGSGSGLPFLVQRTVARQVALVECVGKGRYGEVWRGLWHGESVAVKIFSSRDEQSWFRETEIYNTVLLRHDNILGFIASDMTSRNSSTQLWLITHYHEHGSLYDFLQRQTLEPHLALRLAVSAACGLAHLHVEIFGTQGKPAIAHRDFKSRNVLVKSNLQCCIADLGLAVMHSQGSDYLDIGNNPRVGTKRYMAPEVLDEQIRTDCFESYKWTDIWAFGLVLWEIARRTIVNGIVEDYRPPFYDVVPNDPSFEDMKKVVCVDQQTPTIPNRLAADPVRPLLGLGWRGVVAHGWDFWAQELVSEASASSHRY, from the exons ATGACCTTGGGCTCCCCCAGGAAAGGCCTTCTGATGCTGCTGATGGCCTTGGTGACCCAGG GAGACCCTGTGAAGCCGTCTCGGGGCCCGCTGGTGACCTGCACGTGTGAGAGCCCACATTGCAAGGGGCCTACCTGCCGGGGGGCCTGGTGCACAGTAGTGCTGGTGCGGGAGGAGGGGAGGCACCCCCAGGAACATCGGGGCTGCGGGAACTTGCACAGGGAGCTCTGCAGGGGGCGCCCCACCGAGTTCGTCAACCACTACTGCTGCGACAGCCACCTCTGCAACCACAACGTGTCCCTGGTGCTGGAGG CCACCCAACCTCCTTCGGAGCAGCCGGGAACAGATGGCCAGCTGGCCCTGATCCTGGGCCCCGTGCTGGCCTTGCTGGCCCTGGTGGCCCTGGGTGTCCTGGGCCTGTGGCATGTCCGacggaggcaggagaagcagCGTGGCCTGCACAGCGAGCTGGGAGAGTCCAGTCTCATCCTGAAAGCATCTGAGCAGGGCGACAGCATGTTGGGG GACCTCCTGGACAGTGACTGCACCACAGGGAGTGGCTCAGGGCTCCCCTTCCTGGTGCAGAGGACAGTGGCACGGCAGGTTGCCTTGGTGGAGTGTGTGG GAAAAGGCCGCTATGGCGAAGTGTGGCGGGGCTTGTGGCACGGTGAGAGTGTGGCCGTCAAGATCTTCTCCTCGAGGGATGAACAGTCCTGGTTCCGGGAGACTGAGATCTATAACACAGTGTTGCTCAGACACGACAACATCCTAG GCTTCATCGCCTCAGACATGACCTCCCGCAACTCGAGCACGCAGCTGTGGCTCATCACGCACTACCACGAGCACGGCTCCCTCTACGACTTTCTGCAGAGACAGACGCTGGAGCCCCATCTGGCTCTGAGGCTAGCTGTGTCCGCGGCATGCGGCCTGGCGCACCTGCACGTGGAGATCTTCGGTACACAGGGCAAACCAGCCATTGCCCACCGCGACTTCAAGAGCCGCAATGTGCTGGTCAAGAGCAACCTGCAGTGTTGCATCGCCGACCTGG GCCTGGCTGTGATGCACTCACAGGGCAGCGATTACCTGGACATCGGCAACAACCCGAGAGTGGGCACCAAGCGGTACATGGCACCCGAGGTGCTGGACGAGCAGATCCGCACGGACTGCTTTGAGTCCTACAAGTGGACTGACATCTGGGCCTTTGGCCTGGTGCTGTGGGAGATTGCCCGCCGGACCATCGTGAATG GCATCGTGGAGGACTATAGACCACCCTTCTATGATGTGGTGCCCAATGACCCCAGCTTTGAGGACATGAAGAAGGTGGTGTGTGTGGATCAGCAGACCCCCACCATCCCTAACCGGCTGGCTGCAGACCCGGTGAGGCCTCTGCTGGGACTAGGATGGcgtggggtggtggctcatggctgggATTTCTGGGCCCAGGAACTTGTGTCTGAGGCCTCTGCTTCATCTCATAGATACTGA
- the ACVRL1 gene encoding activin receptor type-1-like isoform 5 precursor (isoform 5 precursor is encoded by transcript variant 9) — MTLGSPRKGLLMLLMALVTQGDPVKPSRGPLVTCTCESPHCKGPTCRGAWCTVVLVREEGRHPQEHRGCGNLHRELCRGRPTEFVNHYCCDSHLCNHNVSLVLEGKGRYGEVWRGLWHGESVAVKIFSSRDEQSWFRETEIYNTVLLRHDNILGFIASDMTSRNSSTQLWLITHYHEHGSLYDFLQRQTLEPHLALRLAVSAACGLAHLHVEIFGTQGKPAIAHRDFKSRNVLVKSNLQCCIADLGLAVMHSQGSDYLDIGNNPRVGTKRYMAPEVLDEQIRTDCFESYKWTDIWAFGLVLWEIARRTIVNGIVEDYRPPFYDVVPNDPSFEDMKKVVCVDQQTPTIPNRLAADPVRPLLGLGWRGVVAHGWDFWAQELVSEASASSHRY; from the exons ATGACCTTGGGCTCCCCCAGGAAAGGCCTTCTGATGCTGCTGATGGCCTTGGTGACCCAGG GAGACCCTGTGAAGCCGTCTCGGGGCCCGCTGGTGACCTGCACGTGTGAGAGCCCACATTGCAAGGGGCCTACCTGCCGGGGGGCCTGGTGCACAGTAGTGCTGGTGCGGGAGGAGGGGAGGCACCCCCAGGAACATCGGGGCTGCGGGAACTTGCACAGGGAGCTCTGCAGGGGGCGCCCCACCGAGTTCGTCAACCACTACTGCTGCGACAGCCACCTCTGCAACCACAACGTGTCCCTGGTGCTGGAGG GAAAAGGCCGCTATGGCGAAGTGTGGCGGGGCTTGTGGCACGGTGAGAGTGTGGCCGTCAAGATCTTCTCCTCGAGGGATGAACAGTCCTGGTTCCGGGAGACTGAGATCTATAACACAGTGTTGCTCAGACACGACAACATCCTAG GCTTCATCGCCTCAGACATGACCTCCCGCAACTCGAGCACGCAGCTGTGGCTCATCACGCACTACCACGAGCACGGCTCCCTCTACGACTTTCTGCAGAGACAGACGCTGGAGCCCCATCTGGCTCTGAGGCTAGCTGTGTCCGCGGCATGCGGCCTGGCGCACCTGCACGTGGAGATCTTCGGTACACAGGGCAAACCAGCCATTGCCCACCGCGACTTCAAGAGCCGCAATGTGCTGGTCAAGAGCAACCTGCAGTGTTGCATCGCCGACCTGG GCCTGGCTGTGATGCACTCACAGGGCAGCGATTACCTGGACATCGGCAACAACCCGAGAGTGGGCACCAAGCGGTACATGGCACCCGAGGTGCTGGACGAGCAGATCCGCACGGACTGCTTTGAGTCCTACAAGTGGACTGACATCTGGGCCTTTGGCCTGGTGCTGTGGGAGATTGCCCGCCGGACCATCGTGAATG GCATCGTGGAGGACTATAGACCACCCTTCTATGATGTGGTGCCCAATGACCCCAGCTTTGAGGACATGAAGAAGGTGGTGTGTGTGGATCAGCAGACCCCCACCATCCCTAACCGGCTGGCTGCAGACCCGGTGAGGCCTCTGCTGGGACTAGGATGGcgtggggtggtggctcatggctgggATTTCTGGGCCCAGGAACTTGTGTCTGAGGCCTCTGCTTCATCTCATAGATACTGA